Genomic DNA from Leptospira inadai serovar Lyme str. 10:
AGTCGCATTAGGTTACGACCCCAAAGAAGTTTCCGACCCTGAATCCATTTTAAGGAAAAATTCAAAGAGTACTTCCTCGAGAATTCTGGAACCGATCTACTTTATCCCAGTAAATTCGCAACCGGGGACGATTAGAATTCGTTGGGCCAAGGATCAAAGCATAGAATCCCTTCGCTTCCGCATCATACTCGAGGAAGGGCCCACATTCGACGTTCGAGTACGGGAGATATCGACGGAAGAGAACGACGCCGACAATCTTCGTCTCATAACGATTTCGTTATTAGAACCTCTCCCTCCCGGATATCATAAATTGCGATTAGAAGGCCTACCTGAGTCTTATACTCCTACCGGCATTCTTGAATCGATTCTTATCGTCCATCCGGAGACTTGCTACGATTGGCCCGATACCTGGAAACGCAAAGGGATTTCCCTTCAATTATATTCGGTTCGATCTCCCTGGAACGACGGCATCGGAGATTTCAAAGATCTTTTGGAAATCGGATTAGATTGCGCGCAAAACGGATTTTCCATCCTCGGAGTAAATCCTCTGCACGCCTTATTTCCCCTAGAACCGGAACAAAGGAGTCCTTATTCTCCATCGAATCGTTTGTTTAAAAATCCTTTATATATTCATCTGCCTTGGGTTTTCCGGGATTTCGGGTTTCATGAATTGGAATCGGAATACTTGCTCGAAAGAGGCAAGGCGAAGCTACTGGAATTGATTTCCGATGAACATATCGATTATGCGAAAATCTCCGATTTTAAGATGAAATTCCTGAGAGCGATTTTTCAACGATTTATGGAATCCGCCCCGGCGGAGAACCCGGAAACCTTTTCCCTTTTTCAAACATTTACGGAAGCCGGGGGAACTTTACTTTTTAGGCATTGCCTTTTTGACGCGAGTAGGATCATCATCGAGGCCTTAAAAACTTCGCCTTTAAAACAAGGGCAATCCGGATCGGATCGACTCGAAACCGAAATCGACGAAAAGTCGAGAAAATTGACAAACGAAGTCCGATTTTACCAATTCATTCAATGGATCGCGGAAAAACAATTCTCCCAAGTGGCCGACTCCCTATCAAATATAAATATATCATTATATACTGATCTTGCTGTAGGGCCCGACCCCGGAGGATCCGAAGTTCAAATCGCCGGGAGAATTTTTTCGTCGGGCGCAACCATCGGATCTCCCCCCGACGAATTTTCACCCAACGGTCAAAATTGGGGCATTCTACCCCTGATTCCGAACCGATTGAAAGAGGACCAGTACGAACACTTCATCGAATTACTAAGGGCAAACATGCCCAAGAACGGAATTCTGAGAATCGATCATGCTGCCGGATTATTTCGTTTATTCTGGATTCCTAATACGGGAGATACCGGCGGATACGTGCTTTATCCGTGGGAGGACTTACTCAGAATTCTTACCTTGGAAAGCCAAAGAAACAGATGTGCGGTCGTTGCGGAGGATCTAGGGCTGGTCCCCGTCGAAATCAAGAAGATACTTTCGGAATTCGGAATTTATCTGACTAAAATTCTGTACTTCGAAAAGCACGACAGCCATCAATATAGCTCTCCCTCCCATTACCAGTTACGAACCGTAGCGTCCATTAATACCCACGATCTTCCCACCTTGAAAGGTTATTGGAATTCGGAGGATATAAAAGAGCGCTTCAGAATAGGCATGTTAAGCTGGGCCGAATACGAAACATTGCTTGCGGAGCGGGCAGGAGATAAAGAAATGATGCTGGCATTGATGCGAAAGGAGGGAATTTTGATCGCGCATAACGGAAACGGAACGCAAGGTCCCGAATTCGAAGAAGCTCTATTCAAACTCCTAACTTCCGCAAATTCAAAAATTCGAATGCTTGCGATGCATGATATTTTGGGGGAATACAAACAGACGAATCTTCCGGGGACTACGAACGAATATCCGAATTGGAAACTTCGATATTCTCAGTTCTGGAGAGACCATCCATTTTTCAATAAGACGACGAATTCATAGCGTCAAGAAGTTCGGAGAATTCCCGCTAGCAAAAGATCTAAAACCTGCTTCAAGAGAAGTTCCCGATCTCTTTCCAAATGATCGAGAACCATTTTAGGATGATGGAAACTGATCATCCCTTGAAAAAGAAGATTCGCAAGCAGCTTCGGATCTTTTTTAGAGAATTCCCCGGATCGAATCCCCGACTCCAAAATCGAAACAAGTTGGTTCATTGCGGTCTCCAAATGTCGAACCACTACAGGACGGCGTAATTCTGCGGAAGAATTGAAAGCTCGATACAGTTCCGGATCCATAGAAACTTTTTCTTTCTTTAACCGATGTAAAGCTAAGAACCATGCATGAAGTCTGGATTTGGAACTGCCTTTCTTTAAGACGATTTTTGACAGCTCGTCATCGATTCGATTGAGCCAGCGTTCGGATACCGCATCGATCAGCGCGGCTTTATCCGGAAATAAACGATAGAGAATCGGATGGCTTACTCCGATTTCCTTGGCAATATCCACAAGATGGGTCTTATCGAACCCAAACTTGCGGATCATTTTTTCGGCCGAATCCAATGCGACTCGTTTTAGTTCTTCAGGGGAAAGGCCGGTTCTTGGCATATTTTATTTGGCGACCATCCCCATTTGCGGAGCCGGATAGCGATCTCCTACGATAGCTCCTTCCGAAAAAGTACGATCCAATTTCTCAAGCTCCTCCGAAGTCAGAATGATATCAAGTGCTTTTAAATTTTCCGACAAACGAGATCGCTTACTCGTGCCTATTAAAGGAATAATATCCTCCCCGCGAGACAGGACCCAAGCGATTGCAATCTGAGACGGAGTAACCCCTTTTGCCGAAGCTATCGATTGTAGTACCGCGACCTTTTCCAAATTCTTAGAAAGATTTTCGCCTTGGAATCGAGGAAGATGAGATCTAGAATCCGTCTTGATCTCCCCGGTGATGCTCCCGGTCAGCAATCCCCTTCCGACGATTCCGTAGGGAACCAAGCTAATTCCGAGTTCCCGAATCGTAGGCAGAATTTTGGATTCGATCAATCTGGTCGCGAGAGAATATTCGATTTGTAAAGCACTCACGGGATAAACGCTATTGGCCCGACGAATCTGCTCCGAATTGGTTTCGGAAATCCCGAGATATCTCACTTTCCCTTCCTTGATCAAGTCGGCGACCGCGCCTATCGTTTCTTCGATCGGGACTGACGGATCGACTCTAGCGGGTTGGTATAAATCGATGACATCCACGCCAAGTCTCTGAAGTGAGTATGCCGCAAATGTTTTTACCGAATTAGGCCTAGCGTCAAAGCCCAAAAAAGCGCCGGACGGAGAACGTTGGGCTCCGAATTTCACGCTCAAAAAAGCCCGGTCTCGACGATCTCGAATCGCTTTTCCTACCAGAGATTCGTTATGCCCCATCCCGTAGAAATCACCGGTATCCAAATAATTGATTCCCGCCTCCAGCGCAGCGTGAATCGTGCGGATGCTCTCCTCGTCGTCCCGGGTTTCTTTCGAACCGTAAAAATCCGACATCCCCATGCAACCGAGCCCGACCGAAGAAACCTCCGGACCGTTTTTTCCCAATTTCTTTAACTTCATAGCAATCTCCAAAAGTTACAAGTTCTATAATTATTAACATGTAACTTATCAATGTCAAGCCGACAAAAGAAAATTTCGAGCAGGCAAATGCTCCGATCTATGCCGAAATGCCATGTCAGGGTTCGAGCAAGGAGTCCTCGTCTGCCGCCAACTCCAAAGGCATCCCCTTAAAATCCGCAATAAGATAAATTGAATCTTACCGCAGCACAAAACTAAGGCCGAATGAAATTCCGAAACTCTTAAAGCATAGCTATAGATCGGACATATGAGGAACGAAAAAATACGTTAGCATCGAGAAGTCAAAAATTTCAAAGCTCGGGGCCTGACTTACTTCCGAGCCTTACCTGAAATTCCAATTATGCGAAACTTGCAGTCTCTATCAAATCTTACCAGACGGTTTTTAATCCGGATATTTTATACTTCTTCATAACTGAATCTTTAGAAATTAGAGTATATTTTTTAGAAATACACTGCCATATTATCATTCTATCGAACGGGTCCTTATGAAAACTTTCTTTCAATTTATGATATGAGGAAGCATCGTCCGAACCGAGTTCAATGGAATTAATATTTAATTTTTCAAGATAGCTTAGGATTTCTTCCGGCTTTATTCCGGAAAGATTCAATTTTCCCAACCGGAACTTTAAAGATATTTCCCATAGCGAGATCGAACTAACAAATATCTGATTATCTTGATTTTCAATAATCTTAATAACTTTCTTACTTAATTGTTTTGAATCCCCGATTACCCAGAGTAAAGCATGAGTATCTAACAAATACGGCATTATAAGTGAAGAAACTCCTCTTCAGAAATGTCGAAGTCTTCCGAAAATGAAATCTTAACCTTCCCGTCAAGGAGCCCAACTTTTCTCTTCGAACCGTTTTTTTTCTTAACCGGGACAATCATAGCAATGGGTTTTTTCTCTTTGCCGAAAAGAATTCCTACTTTTTCTCCATTTTTCACACACTCTAAAACCTCAGAAAAGTGAGATTTGAGTTCACCGACCGGAAATGATTTCATAATTAAAATCTAACGCAAGTTGACAACTTGTCAAGATAATTGCAATAAATTTTCTCTGTTCTTTAACAGGACGTTGTTTGCCCATTGCCTCTAACTAAGCGGGGAACGAGAAAGTATGTCGGCAGGGAGAAGTTAAAAATTTCAAAGCTCGGGTTTCCAAAGCAATTTGACCTATCTTCCCAATATCAAATAGACCAAAATCGGTTAGGTGTAAAAATAATACAAATGGGCAGATCGCTCACCTTCCTTTCCTTGATTTTCTTTTTCTCTTGTACAGCCTATACTTAACAGGTTCTCCGGTTTACAGATCTATTTTATGTATTATCCGGAGATAAGGAAGATGACAAAGGGGAAACCTTAATGGCAAGTTTAGACTCTCGGTAACGTAGTCGAAAAATAACGATCCATAATAAACGGCAAGCAGACGCGGAAGCGACGATCCCGCGTTTTCGGAGATGACAAGTGGACAATCCTTAAAAAAGGTAATACTTAATTACGCCGCAAATACTCCAGCAAATGCATACTCTCCTCGTCCCATCCTTCGGAGGCGGCTTCGATCCAGTGTTCGAACTTTTCCCCCGCAGGATACCCGGAATTCGTTAAGCGAAGAATGGTCGCCGTTTCTCCATCACGCTGAAATTCCAATTTCAACTCGATCGCACCCGCAGGATGATCCTGCCATTCCAAAACCAATTCCTGAAACGGAACGATTTTCTTGTATATACCGTTAGACGTCAGCTCCCCTTCCGGACCTAAATTCCAAGTCCAGGAAAACGCAGCGCCTATTTTCGGTCGACCCGTCACCTTATCGGCCAGCCAATGAATGAGTTCCTCGTTCACTGTGACGGCACTCCAAACTTTCTCTAAAGGAAATTCGTATCTGAATTCCTTAATTATGCTTCTTGTATCCATACTCAAAGAGGGTTTTCCTTCAATGGAAATCTTTATATAGCTTCTTAAACAACACTTTCTCTAAAAAACCGGGGGAGATATTTCTCATCCACTTTAAAAAAAATCCGCTTCGATCCATGATCACCAACTTCGATTTAGGATTTTCCGCCGCAGAGATCATCTTACGCGCAACTTCGAACGGAGATTTACTTTTTCCTTGATAATGAGATTCGCCCAGACGATTGCCGTCTCCGTCCAAACCGTTCGCTCTTAAATTCGTTTTAGTATAAGGAGGACAAAAAATGATAAACCGCAATCCTTCCTCCCCTAATTCGATCCGAGCCGATTCCATCACTGCGTGCAACGCCGCTTTAGAGGAAGAATACGCGCTTCTCCCCGGAATACCGTATAAACCGCTCACCGTGGACGTAGCTAGGACAGTCCCCTTCTTTTTTTTAATATACGGTAGAAGTCGAAGAGTCAAAAGCACCGGTCCAAAAAAATTGACTTCGAAGGCTTTACGAAACGCTTCCATTTGAGTTTGATCAAACCGCGAATGAGCGGTTACACCGGCGTTATTAAATAGGACGTCGATTCCATCGGTTATCTTTGCAAGCTTACTCGCGGCTTTGTTGATTTCCTTTTCGGAACCGAGATCCGCGTGAATGTGAAAGAGTTCCGCGGCTCGACGTTCATGTCCTTTCGCGACCTTTTTGATCAGCTCCGGTTCGGTGCGTGAAAGATTAATGATTTTGCATGGAATCTTAGAAAGCAATTCCAAGAGAGAAGCTCCAATCCCCGAAGATCCTCCCGTAATCACGATTGTTTTGCCTATCCAGGCATCCGTCCGCATTGGCGTTTATTTTTCCACGGTCAAAGGTAGATTCAAGGATTTTTTCTTACTTGGTCCGTTACGATCTCTTCTCTTTCGCCGTAGGGTTAGGGATCCCGCCCGATCCGACCTCGTCTTGGATCAGCCTGGCCTCGGCTCGGAAAGTCAGATAGGACCAAAACCAAGTAATTAATATCGAGACTTTATTTTTAAAGCCGACCTGATAAAATAAGTGAACGAACAACCAAGCTGCCCATCCGAAAAAGCCTTTCATTCTCCAAGGCCCGACTTGTGCAACTGCGTCCTGTCTGCCGATGGTAGCCATACTTCCCTTATCAACGTATTTAAAAGCGGATCGTTTCTTACCTTTCAAATCACCCAAGATCAAGGAAGCCACATAACGTCCTTGCTGCATCGCGACGGGAGATACTCCCGGCAAAGGCCTTTCCGAATTTTTGGTAAAATTGGCGATATCACCGATCACGAACACCTCCGGATGCCCTTCGATATTGCAGAACTCGTCGACTATGACCCGCCCGGTTCGATCCAGCGGAACTCCTAGCGCTTGACTGATCGCGTTCGCTTGCACGCCGGCCGCCCAAATGATATTCGAACACCGGATCGTGCGCCCTTCCAAATGTACGCCTTCCTCGTCGATATTGATCACTTTGGTCCCGACCAGGACTTCGACTCCCCTTTTTTCCAAGCGGTTTTTGGCAAACCCGCTCAGGTTCGGATGGAAGGCCATCAGCAGCCTAGGCGAAGCTTCGATTAGGGTAATTTTAGATAAGGCCGGGTCTATCGTATGAAACTCGTTCCGAACTATCTCGTGAGATAGTTCGGCAATGGATCCTGCAAGTTCCACCCCCGTCGGGCCGCCGCCGATGATTACGTAATTGAGAAGAGACTTGGCGATCTCCTTATCCTCTTCCAATTCCGCTCGCTCGAAGGAAAGAAGCAGTTTCGTACGAATTTCAAGCGCGTCCTTCAGACTTTTTAAGCCTGTAGTGTATTTTTTCCAATGATCGTTTCCGAAATAGCTAGTGCGGGCGCCTGCGGCAAGTATCAGAAAATCATAATCTTCTGAATGATCTTGGAAATAGACTTTTCGTTCTTTAAGATCGACTCTGTCGACCTCTCCCAGATAGACGGTAACGTTTTCCTCGTTTCCCACCAAGGAGCGTGTAGGAATCGCGATATCGGCGGGGCTTAAAACCGCCGTTGCAACCTGATAAAGCAAGGGTTGAAATAAATGATGGTTTTTTTTATCGATTACGGTGATATCCAGGTCTTCATGCTTGGAAAGTTTTTTTATCGCCTGCAAGCCTCCGAATCCGGCTCCGATAACGACTACTTTCTTTTTCGTCTTTTTATTCAGGGGCATTCCTCGCTCCGTTTTTACTCAAGATAAACTCCAGAAGCCCTTCCGAGGCCTCCGAAACGATATTCAAGACTTCCTCGAAGTCCTTTAAAGTTCCGTAATATGGATCCGGAACTTCATGATCCTTCACTTCCCCTTTTTGAAATTTACGAAAAAGATGAACCTTCTTCCTTTCCTCTTCTCCGGCGGTTAAACTTAATAAGTCTCTTAGATTGGATCGATCCATCGCTAAAACAAAATCGAAATCCTCGAAATCGGATCTCTTAAACTGCCTTGCACGGTGCGTAAGCTCGATTCCTCGCTTCCTCGCCGTCTGGCGAATCCGAAAATCCGGCAATTCGCCGATATGATATTGCGACGTTCCGCAGGAATCGATTTCAAAGAATTCCCCGATTCCCCTTCTTTGGACCAAATCTTGAAACGCTCCTTCGGCCGCAGGAGAACGGCATATATTTCCTAGACATACGAATAAAACCCGAATTTTACTTTCAAAGCCCAGTTCTTCCGAAGCCGCCATCGCGTTCCCCTATTTATATCCGATTTTCTCCCAGAAAAATTCGGGTACAATCTTCATTAATGCTCCCACTAGAACCCATGGAAACCAAGGCACAGTCGCGGAACGGACACCTGACTCGATTCTATCATAAATTTTTTGTGCGCCTAAAGAAACCGGAATCACAAAAGGTCTAGATTTCATTTGTTGATTGATCGGCGTATCGATAAAGCCCGGATGAATCACGGTCACTTTGATTCCGTATTTTCTGACTTCCCCTCGTAAGGCTTCCAAGTAAGTGGATACCCCTGCCTTAGAAGCACTGTAACTGGACCACCCGGGCAATCCTCTAAAGGACGCGACCGATGAGATCCCGACTATTTGGCCGCTTTTCCGTTTTTTAAAATCGTCGATCAGTGCCGAGGCCCCGGCCATCAAGCCGATCAGATTCGTCTCGATGACTTTCTTATCGGCCTGAAAGCTTTTCTCACCGAACGAAGACGAAGTCGAAATCCCTGCATTAGCGATAAAAAGATCCACACCGCCCAACTCTTTGACCAGAGCCGGTAAGACCTTGAAGTTCTGCTCCGAGTCCGATACGTCGAGCGCCTTAGTGATGACCTTACCGCCGGAACTCCAGGCTTTAATTTCCTTCGCAAGATCGTCCAAAGCTTTCTTTCTGCGAGAGGTTACGGCCAAATCGTGGCCCGATTTTCCGTAAAGAAGGGCCAGTTCACGCCCGATACCGGAACTTGCTCCGGTAATAATAACTTTTTTACGAGTACGGTTTTCCGACATTTTTAGAAACGCCCTTTTTCTTCATTTAATTGGTTTACCAGCTAGATGGGAAAGGAATTATTTTACCAGTAAAATACCCTGAAAAAAATAGGCATAAAGAGTTCCCAACCCGTTTGCCTGGGATCAAAGCAATGGACCGGTTCCGTATCCAAAAATGCGAAATTTAGAAGATGAAATAAACTCGAAAGACCAGGAGATCGAAAGACTTAAAAAGCTTGTCGAATTATACGAACGAATCTCCAAGCTCGGCGAGCAAGAACTCAAGGAAGCCGAGAATATTCTAAACGCTCAGGAAAACGCGGCAGGCCTTGCAAGGACAGAACTGCTGGAAATGCGGGATCGATTTAAGGGGCTTGGCCAGCTTTCTTCGGAACGCAAATCGGCTATTCTGGAAATCGTAAACGACAAGCAAACTCCATTAGCCGGATTGGCGAGCAAGTTCGAGGAGATGGGGAAGAAGCACGATTTCTTCTATTCCGATTTCTTTAGAATCGTCGCAAACTTAGATCTACCGGAGTCGGAAGCCCGCACTCTATGGAAGGAAATTTATTCTCATGCGGAAGATATAAGCCACAAGTTGGGGCGAAGCATGAATTTCGTCGTAGCCTTGCTCGATTATATTTATCTTAAGAATCGCCTCATCGAGAACCCTAAAATCGTGGACATGTATTCCTTCGAGGAAATCATCCTGAACGCGGTAATCGACGAAGGTACGGGCATTTACAATCGACGGTACTTTAATCTCGTCCTAAATAAGGAAATCACTCGGAGCAAACGGTACAAACGTAGCTTTTGTCTTTTTTTATTCGACCTCGACGATTTTAAAAAGATCAACGACTCGAAAGGTCACGCATTCGGAGACGATATCCTAAAGCTTGTTGCGGGAACCCTTATGTACTCCTTCCGAACGGAGGATATCAGTTGTAGGGTCGGAGGAGAGGAATTTGCGGTCATCCTTCCGGAAACGACTCGGAAAAATTCCAGCGTTGCAATCGAAAGGTTCAGAACGTATCTTCGAAATTCCTCCAAAAACGACTTCGGGATAGAAGTCACCGTCTCCGGGGGCGTATCGGAATACCCCGCAGATACGGAAGAAAGCAATCGACTTTACTCGATCGCCGACTCTCGATTGTACGAAGCGAAGGCAGCCGGTAAAAACCGAATCACTTACTAACTAAAATACCTAATAATTGTTAGGCGCTTGGAATTCAGCGACTGTGTTTTACTTCAAAACATCCGTATCCTGAATTTGCGAACTTTGGCTTCATTAATTTCCGTTAAAAAAGAACCCGACAAAGTAAACACATATAGCGTTCCCGTCCTTTGGAGAGAAAGAGGCTCGAGAAATTTTAGAGGCCGTTTTTCTAAAAAATATCCTCCTGATACTCGGAAGAAAAGCTCGAATGAAGCCTAGCAGTATCAGTCAAGTTATGGCTCTATTCCGAGCTCCAAATTCCTCCATGAGTCGGCTTTCCAAGTTATCCGGAGAAGGAGACGGTCAGTATGTTATTTCGATTCATTCGCAGGCAGAGTCGCTTTAATTTTGAAAATAACCGCATCGTTTCGAGGTACTACCCAACCTCCCCTGCGATTCGTAAAAGGAAAGAATTTCCTAATGGATTCTTCAATCCTGGATTTGATATTCTATTTCTTTCGTAGTAATTTCGTTTAGCTTTGAAATCAAAAGTTCGTTCGTATTCGCCAGGCGGTCCGCCAAGATACGCACCATTTTAGCGGCAAATTCGGGGTTTGCAAGAAGATACTTTTCCAATTGCTGCTTACTCTCGATCGCGGCCAACTCGGTGGCCAGAACCGCCCTTGCTGTCGCCGTGCGCGGTTTGGCGCGAAACAAAGCCATCTCCCCGAAAAAATCCCCTTTTTTCATAAGGGCGAGCCGAGTTGCGGTGTTTTTGTGCGTAAAGAAAACTTCTACCGTACCAGAGAGCACGATATACATGGCATTATTGCTTTCTCCTTCTCGAAAGATCACTTGTCCTGCTTGTACGGCGATTTTATTCATTCGATTCCTGCTTTCTCTCCCTAACTTTTCCGATCTAGCTTGCCAACTCTCTATTAGAATAGACTATTCGTTTCGATGAATTCTATCCTTTCCTTAAGCTTAGAAGGTCTCGGATTGCTATTCTTAGCGATCCTTTTCCTTTTTATTCCTTCTTTCCGTTCCCTATTCGATCATCGCACTAATCAACCCCACAACAAACCGAAATCCAGGAGTGCAGTCGTCGATTTTATCCGGGGAATTTCCATCTCCGGCATCGTCGCCATCCACCTTGCTTCCTATTACAAGTTTTTCGGTCCGAACGAACCATTTTCGAGTTGGGCGCTGTCC
This window encodes:
- a CDS encoding SDR family NAD(P)-dependent oxidoreductase; protein product: MSENRTRKKVIITGASSGIGRELALLYGKSGHDLAVTSRRKKALDDLAKEIKAWSSGGKVITKALDVSDSEQNFKVLPALVKELGGVDLFIANAGISTSSSFGEKSFQADKKVIETNLIGLMAGASALIDDFKKRKSGQIVGISSVASFRGLPGWSSYSASKAGVSTYLEALRGEVRKYGIKVTVIHPGFIDTPINQQMKSRPFVIPVSLGAQKIYDRIESGVRSATVPWFPWVLVGALMKIVPEFFWEKIGYK
- a CDS encoding SDR family NAD(P)-dependent oxidoreductase codes for the protein MRTDAWIGKTIVITGGSSGIGASLLELLSKIPCKIINLSRTEPELIKKVAKGHERRAAELFHIHADLGSEKEINKAASKLAKITDGIDVLFNNAGVTAHSRFDQTQMEAFRKAFEVNFFGPVLLTLRLLPYIKKKKGTVLATSTVSGLYGIPGRSAYSSSKAALHAVMESARIELGEEGLRFIIFCPPYTKTNLRANGLDGDGNRLGESHYQGKSKSPFEVARKMISAAENPKSKLVIMDRSGFFLKWMRNISPGFLEKVLFKKLYKDFH
- a CDS encoding SRPBCC family protein, with translation MDTRSIIKEFRYEFPLEKVWSAVTVNEELIHWLADKVTGRPKIGAAFSWTWNLGPEGELTSNGIYKKIVPFQELVLEWQDHPAGAIELKLEFQRDGETATILRLTNSGYPAGEKFEHWIEAASEGWDEESMHLLEYLRRN
- the malQ gene encoding 4-alpha-glucanotransferase, whose translation is MNETSVYEAFGILPEYTDLTGQAHRLETKTFLGILVALGYDPKEVSDPESILRKNSKSTSSRILEPIYFIPVNSQPGTIRIRWAKDQSIESLRFRIILEEGPTFDVRVREISTEENDADNLRLITISLLEPLPPGYHKLRLEGLPESYTPTGILESILIVHPETCYDWPDTWKRKGISLQLYSVRSPWNDGIGDFKDLLEIGLDCAQNGFSILGVNPLHALFPLEPEQRSPYSPSNRLFKNPLYIHLPWVFRDFGFHELESEYLLERGKAKLLELISDEHIDYAKISDFKMKFLRAIFQRFMESAPAENPETFSLFQTFTEAGGTLLFRHCLFDASRIIIEALKTSPLKQGQSGSDRLETEIDEKSRKLTNEVRFYQFIQWIAEKQFSQVADSLSNINISLYTDLAVGPDPGGSEVQIAGRIFSSGATIGSPPDEFSPNGQNWGILPLIPNRLKEDQYEHFIELLRANMPKNGILRIDHAAGLFRLFWIPNTGDTGGYVLYPWEDLLRILTLESQRNRCAVVAEDLGLVPVEIKKILSEFGIYLTKILYFEKHDSHQYSSPSHYQLRTVASINTHDLPTLKGYWNSEDIKERFRIGMLSWAEYETLLAERAGDKEMMLALMRKEGILIAHNGNGTQGPEFEEALFKLLTSANSKIRMLAMHDILGEYKQTNLPGTTNEYPNWKLRYSQFWRDHPFFNKTTNS
- a CDS encoding low molecular weight protein-tyrosine-phosphatase — its product is MAASEELGFESKIRVLFVCLGNICRSPAAEGAFQDLVQRRGIGEFFEIDSCGTSQYHIGELPDFRIRQTARKRGIELTHRARQFKRSDFEDFDFVLAMDRSNLRDLLSLTAGEEERKKVHLFRKFQKGEVKDHEVPDPYYGTLKDFEEVLNIVSEASEGLLEFILSKNGARNAPE
- a CDS encoding Crp/Fnr family transcriptional regulator, yielding MNKIAVQAGQVIFREGESNNAMYIVLSGTVEVFFTHKNTATRLALMKKGDFFGEMALFRAKPRTATARAVLATELAAIESKQQLEKYLLANPEFAAKMVRILADRLANTNELLISKLNEITTKEIEYQIQD
- a CDS encoding type II toxin-antitoxin system Phd/YefM family antitoxin gives rise to the protein MKSFPVGELKSHFSEVLECVKNGEKVGILFGKEKKPIAMIVPVKKKNGSKRKVGLLDGKVKISFSEDFDISEEEFLHL
- a CDS encoding TetR family transcriptional regulator; amino-acid sequence: MPRTGLSPEELKRVALDSAEKMIRKFGFDKTHLVDIAKEIGVSHPILYRLFPDKAALIDAVSERWLNRIDDELSKIVLKKGSSKSRLHAWFLALHRLKKEKVSMDPELYRAFNSSAELRRPVVVRHLETAMNQLVSILESGIRSGEFSKKDPKLLANLLFQGMISFHHPKMVLDHLERDRELLLKQVLDLLLAGILRTS
- a CDS encoding aldo/keto reductase, with translation MKLKKLGKNGPEVSSVGLGCMGMSDFYGSKETRDDEESIRTIHAALEAGINYLDTGDFYGMGHNESLVGKAIRDRRDRAFLSVKFGAQRSPSGAFLGFDARPNSVKTFAAYSLQRLGVDVIDLYQPARVDPSVPIEETIGAVADLIKEGKVRYLGISETNSEQIRRANSVYPVSALQIEYSLATRLIESKILPTIRELGISLVPYGIVGRGLLTGSITGEIKTDSRSHLPRFQGENLSKNLEKVAVLQSIASAKGVTPSQIAIAWVLSRGEDIIPLIGTSKRSRLSENLKALDIILTSEELEKLDRTFSEGAIVGDRYPAPQMGMVAK
- a CDS encoding type II toxin-antitoxin system VapC family toxin, with amino-acid sequence MPYLLDTHALLWVIGDSKQLSKKVIKIIENQDNQIFVSSISLWEISLKFRLGKLNLSGIKPEEILSYLEKLNINSIELGSDDASSYHKLKESFHKDPFDRMIIWQCISKKYTLISKDSVMKKYKISGLKTVW
- a CDS encoding NAD(P)/FAD-dependent oxidoreductase: MPLNKKTKKKVVVIGAGFGGLQAIKKLSKHEDLDITVIDKKNHHLFQPLLYQVATAVLSPADIAIPTRSLVGNEENVTVYLGEVDRVDLKERKVYFQDHSEDYDFLILAAGARTSYFGNDHWKKYTTGLKSLKDALEIRTKLLLSFERAELEEDKEIAKSLLNYVIIGGGPTGVELAGSIAELSHEIVRNEFHTIDPALSKITLIEASPRLLMAFHPNLSGFAKNRLEKRGVEVLVGTKVINIDEEGVHLEGRTIRCSNIIWAAGVQANAISQALGVPLDRTGRVIVDEFCNIEGHPEVFVIGDIANFTKNSERPLPGVSPVAMQQGRYVASLILGDLKGKKRSAFKYVDKGSMATIGRQDAVAQVGPWRMKGFFGWAAWLFVHLFYQVGFKNKVSILITWFWSYLTFRAEARLIQDEVGSGGIPNPTAKEKRS
- a CDS encoding GGDEF domain-containing protein; translation: MRNLEDEINSKDQEIERLKKLVELYERISKLGEQELKEAENILNAQENAAGLARTELLEMRDRFKGLGQLSSERKSAILEIVNDKQTPLAGLASKFEEMGKKHDFFYSDFFRIVANLDLPESEARTLWKEIYSHAEDISHKLGRSMNFVVALLDYIYLKNRLIENPKIVDMYSFEEIILNAVIDEGTGIYNRRYFNLVLNKEITRSKRYKRSFCLFLFDLDDFKKINDSKGHAFGDDILKLVAGTLMYSFRTEDISCRVGGEEFAVILPETTRKNSSVAIERFRTYLRNSSKNDFGIEVTVSGGVSEYPADTEESNRLYSIADSRLYEAKAAGKNRITY